CATTGTCATAGGCCAGCACGGATTCGAACCAGATCCAGCCCTCGCGGCGGCCGATCCGCAGGCGCCGCCACAGCCGATCGGAAAATTCCTCGACCAGTCGACGCGCGACGGCATGATCGGGATGGGCCTCCAGCACGGCGTCCGCTCCGAGCAATGCGAACGCCCACGTGCGCGGGCTGGCGAGCGCGAGCGAGAATGGCGCCACCTGATCGAACAGATGCAGACCCCACTGGCGCAGATCCTGATTCCGCGCCTCCGACACGGTCACGCCGATCGTCCAGAGCGAGCGGCCGAAGCTGTCCTCCGAGCCCTCTTCCTCCAGCCAGCCGCGGTCGAACGACATGAAATTGCGGAAGCGCCCATTATCGCCATTCCACGCATGCTGAACGAACGAGGCATAGACGCGCGCCAGTTCGTCGGCGCGCTCGGCCAGACCGTCGATCCGGTGCATCAGCATCAGCGCGCGGCAATTGTCGTCCACGCAATAGCCATGGTCGCGATCCGGCACCGAAAAGATCGAGTGCTGGAGCATGCCGGTGCCGTCCGTCATGCGCTCGATCGCATCGAGCTTCGGCGGGTGGATTTCCAGCGCGCGCTCGGGCGCGACGGTTGCGCGGGCGAGTCGGACCGGACGGCGCGCGACCGCCTCGGCGCAGATATCGAGATAGGCGCGTGCGAGATTGTCCCACGTCATCGTGCGGCCGACCTGATAGGCCTCGCGGCTCATCCGCTCCATCAATTCCGGCTGGTCGAGCAGATCGTTGATCGCGGTCGAGAAACCATCGACGTCCCCGAACGGCACCAGCCGGCCGATGCCGTCCGCCAGCAATTCCTCGGCATGCCAGTAAGGCGTCGAGACGACCGGCTTGCCCAGCGCCACCGCATAAGAGAGCGTGCCGCTCGTGATCTGCGTGACCGACAGATAGGGCGTGACGTACATGTCGGTCGCCTGGAGATAATCCAGCAGCCGCTCCTGATCGAGGAAGCCATCGATGAAACGCACATGCTGGCTCACGCCCAGTTCGGCGGCGAGCGCGGCGAGGCTCTCGCGATAGGCCTCGCCCTCGCGCGCGACGAGATGCGGATGCGTGGCGCCGAGGATCACATACAGCACGTCCGGATGCGCGGCGACGATCTTCGGCAGCGCACGAATGATCGTCTCGATCCCCTTGTTGGGGGAGAGCAGGCCGAAGGTGAGCAGCACGCGGTGCCCGTCAAACCCGAAGGCCTCCTTCAACCCGTCAGTCGACAGGAAGGGCCGATCCGGCACGCCGTGCGGCACGATCGCGACCTGATCGCCGCCGATGCCGTGCACCGCCTGGAGAATCTGCACGCCCTTCTCGGCCATCACGATCAGCTTGAACGCGCGGCGGGCAAGCGCCTCGATCACGGCGCGCTGTTCCGAATTGGGCTGTTCCAGCACGGTGTGCAGCGTCACCACCACCGGCGCATCGACGCGATCGAGCAGCTTCAGCAGCAACGCCCCTGCCGGCCCGCCGAAAATGCCATATTCGTGCTGGACGAGGACGACGTCGGCGCCGCTCTCGTTGATGCGGCGCGCGGCCTGGACATAATCGGCCAGCTCTTCCTGCCTGATCGAACACACCACTTCAGGCCCGTAAGCATGAGCCGATCCGGGATCGTCCATCGCATACAGATCGACCGGAAGCGTGGGCTCGGCGGCGACCAGCGCCTCGCGCACATCGCGGGTGAAGGTGGAGATTCCGCAGAGCCGCGGCGGGCTATTGCCGATGAGTGCGATGCGCTTGATAGTCACAGCCGGTCGATCCCGCATTCCTGATCCTCGCCTATCGCATAGAGCCGGATTCATGGTTACCACTCAGTAAACAACCGGGACTCGATGAACCGTTATTCATAATGCTTAAATGACGGAAAAGTTGCATGTCCCGCCCCCGCTCGGCACACCGATTTATCGTTTCGGAACCGTCGCATGGGCGAGATTGGCGTTGACGCCTTAGCCCACCCCGTTAATGGGACGGCCGGGGACGGCATTCGGGCCGGGCCCACAACAAGATAATGGAGTGTCGGAATGAAGAAGGTAGTCTTTGTTCTTGCCGCTGCCGGCCTGATGTCTCTGGCCGCTTGCAGCAAGCAGACGCCGGCCGAGAATGCGGCTGACGCGACTGCGAATGCGCTGGATAACGCCGGCGAGAATCTCGAAGACATGGCCGAGAACACTTCGAACGGCGCGGATGCGGCCGCTCTCAGCAATGCTGCTGACAACGCGCATGACGCGGCTGACGCCGTCGAAGCCAACAAGTCGTAATTTCGCGCGGGCGCCCTTGAAGGGCGCGCATGCGTAGACGATGGAGCGGGTGTCCGGCGACGGGCGCCCGCTTTTCGTTTGTGCCGCATGTTTTTCAGAATTGGCCGGGAGCAGAGTTTGTCCACCACCGCCCCTTCTTCCGAAATGTCCGGAGCCCCGCTGACGCTGTTCAACAGCCTGACGCGCGCGATCGAGGATTTTCGGCCGATCGATCCGGCGATGGTGCGGCTCTACAGCTGCGGGCCCACGGTTTATAATTTCGCCCATCTCGGCAATCTGCGCGCCTATGTGTTCACCGATACGCTACGCCGGACGCTGAACTGGAAGGGCTGGGCCACCACCCATGTCATCAACATCACCGATGTCGGCCACCTCACCTCCGACGCGGATGCGGGCGAGGACAAGATGGAGGCGGCCGCGCAGGCGCAGAGCCGCTCGATCTGGGACATCGCCGCTTTCTACACGCAGGCCTTCAAGGCCGATCTGGCCGCGCTGAACATCCTGTCGCCCAGCCTGTGGTCGGTCGCGACCGATCATGTGCAGGACATGATCGCCTTCGCGCGCGTGCTGGAGGAGAAAGGCAGCACCTATCAGCTCGAGGGCGGCCTCTATTTCGACACCAGCACGGTGCCCGATTATGGCCGCCTCGCCGGCCATCGTGGCGACGAAGTGGTGGGCCGCATCGCCGACGTGGAGGGCAAGCGCCATCCCGCCGACTTCGCGATCTGGCGCAGCAGCGCGCCGGGTGCCGATCGGCAGATGGAATGGTCCTCCCCCTGGGGACGCGGCGCGCCGGGCTGGCATCTCGAATGCTCGGTGATGAGCCTCAAATATCTGGGTGCGCAGTTCGACATCCACACCGGCGGGATCGATCACCGCGAGATCCACCATTGCAACGAGATCGCGCAGAACCAGGCCTTCAACGGCACCGCGCGGACCGGCGCCAATCTGTGGATGCACAACAATTTTCTCGTCGATCGCGGCGGCAAGATGTCCAAGAGCAAGGGCGGCTTCGCGACGCTCGCTGGGTTGATCGAGCGCGGCGTGCATCCCCTCGCCTATCGCCTGCTCTGCCTCTCGGCCCATTATCGTTCCGAGCTGGAATTCTCGACCGAGGCCTTGTCGGCGGCCTTGATCCGCCTGAAGCGTCTCGTGATGAATGTGGGGCAGCTCAAGGCCAAGGCGGGTCCGCTCGCCTGGCTGGCCCCTCTGGACGAGATGAAGGCCACGCGCGGCGCGAGCCTCGCCTATCAGCGCGCGATGATCGAGGCGCCGCTGGGCGAACAGGCGCGCGCCCTGGTGGCCGCGTTCGATGCGGCCCTGTCGGCGGATCTGATGACGCCGCAGGCGCTCCCCTTGCTGGAAGACGCCCTCACCGCGAAGAGCCTCGACTCGGAAGAGCGGCTGCGCGTCGTGGCCAGCTTCGATCTGGTGCTGGGCCTGGATCTGCTGTCGACCGAGCGTCGATCGCTGGCGCTGCGTCCTGCGGAGGCGCCCCTCCTCGATGCGGAGGTGGAGATGCTGCTCGACGAGCGCCAGACGGCGCGGGCGGCCAAGGATTATGCGCGATCCGACATTCTGCGCGATCAGCTGATCGCGGCCGGAGTCGAGGTGATGGACGGTGATCCGTTGCGCTGGGAATGGCGCCCGCTTCTGTAGCGTTTCCGGCCCGATGGCTCCGATTCGGCCCGATCGACTCGGAGCAACGCTTTTTCCGCCCGAAAATGCCGGATCGCGTGGATCCGGCGACTAACGCACTGCGATACGGCGAGTTCCAAGAACGCTTCGGCGCTGTATGGTTAATGCGTCATATAGCATGTCACATGTTTCCGTGTATTACGGAGACCGGAGGCGGGGCGCCAAAAATCGCTGAAAATTGCCGCAACAGCAGTGTTGCAGGATGCGACGGCGCACGCCTGACGGATGACAGATGATCTTGGCCGGGGTGGAGCAATGGACATGATCGAAGAGACGTTGTGTCGGAATTAACCCTTCTCGTGAGAAATGCTGCAAGGCGGCCGCTGGTAAACAGCCCCGTATTGTAGTGTAGCACAAGCGTAGGGGTCGCAGATGTATCTTGACCTTTCCCTGAGAGATCAGGTGACGAATTTCATTCGTTCCGCGTCCAATTCCTATCCCAACGGCAAGAAGACCGAAGTCATCTTGCCGGGATTGAGCGACGACGGAGAAGATGTGGTCATCAGCATGATTACATCGGAAGAACAGCGCGACGATGCGAGCGCGTTGCTCAACCGTATGTATGAATGGCGCGGCTATGGCAGCCATCATCGCCTGTCCAAGGGCGTCACGCAGACCAGCTTCTCGGTCTCGTGCGCCGGCGCGACGATCGGCACGTTGACGCTCACCGTGGATTCCGAGGCCGGCCTGACGACCGACACCACCTTCCAGGCCGAGCTGGACACGTATCGCCGCATGCCCGGCGCGCGGATCTGCGAACTGACGCGCTTCGCCTTCGACGCGCCCAGCTCGTCCAAGCGCATCCTCGCCGCGCTCTTCCACGTGATCTTCATCTACGGCCAGCGCAAATATGGCTGCACCGACCTGTTCATCGAAGTCGCCCAGCGGCACCGCCGCTTTTACGAGGCGATGCTGGGCTTCGAGCGCGTCTGCGCGCTCAAGACCAACGACAATGTCGGGGTTCCGTCCCAGCTGATGCGGCTGAACGTCGCGGACATCCAGTCGCATATCGAGGCGCATGCGGGATCAGCCGATCCGGCCAGCAGCCGCTCGCTTTATTCCAATTTCCTACCGAAGGAAGAAGCGAACCGGGTCTATGCCGAACTCGCGGATGCGATCCATGCGATCAACATCGTCAACGAACCCGATTATATCCAGTTCGACGTGATCCCGTCCGCTCCGGTGCGCCAGCGCCGATATGGTAACCCGCAGTCGGCCACGCCCTCGGCAGCCTGACCGACAAGGCTGACAGACCACGCATCGTAGCGCTACGCGGCCGCGCGCAGAAGTTGCGCCAGCCTGCCGCCAAAGTAGCGTCGCGAAGCGGGTGCCAACAGGGTGCTGCTGGTGAGCGAGCATCGAACGAGTGATGCGAGGCCCCGTCTCACGCCGGAGAGCGGGACTACAGCCCCGGCGAGCGGAATAGAGTGCCGACGCAGCAAACCAGGCACCGTCGAAATCGACGCCCTCGATTTCCGCCTGTTTCGCACGGCACAGAATCGCACCGCACAAAAGAAAAGGCTGGCAGCGATATTTCGCTGCCAGCCTTTATGTTGGTTGAACGGTCAAACGCTTACGAGAAGCGGACCTTCACCGAGCGACGCTGCGAACGGCAAGCCGCGCCGATCGCGCCGAAGCCGACGAGCATCATCGCCCAGGTGGCCGTTTCCGGAACCGGGCTCGACTGGAACGTCAGGCCACCCTGGTAGGTGCCCGACACGCCGTTGACGGTGCCGATAACCTGGAAGGTGTTGACGGCATTGTCGCCGTTGAAGAAGCTCGCAATCGGAATACCCGAAACCGTGTAGGTCTGGCCGCCCGAACCGTTCGGATTGCTCGTCGTCTGGATCGTGCCATAGGACTGACCGTTGATCAGAATCTGCGTGATCGTCAGCGCGAGCGCATCGGACACGAAGCTGGTCGACAGATTGCCGCTGCCAACACCGTTCTTCTCGACGCGGAAGTAATAGGTATCCGAGAACGAACCCGACCCATTGGTGTTCTTGAACGACGCATTGATCAGATCAGGCGTATTGAAATCCGCGCTGAAATTGGCCGGGGAGTTCGATGCCGTGATGCCCTGACCCGCCAGGTACGTCACCAGGCTGTCAGTGATAGCGAAGTTCGTCGCCATCGCGGGGCTCGCGATTGCAACGGCCGCCACGAACGACGCCCCCCAAAGTGCCTTACCGAACCCCATAACCAATCTCCCCATACGCATACACCGCACGCCTGGCATCCCAGCGACCCCACACGTTCAGGCGAGAATCAGGTAGCTTTCTTTTCCGTTAACATCAAGATACTTTTTCGCAGCGCAAAAAAGTTAATATTCCATTTCGGTGTCTTAATCGACGGATTTGCCGCCCTGCCAGGTCAGCACGGGCTTGCGGGCGGCGCCGGTCTCGTCGAGTCGGCGGCGCGGCGCGTAAAAAGGCGCCGACTTCAGGCTCAGGTCCCCTGCCCGCGCCCGCTCCGCCACCGAGCGCAACGCGCCGATGAACTGGTCGAGCGACGCCTTGCTTTCCGTCTCGGTCGGCTCGATCAGCATCGCGCCATGGACGACGAGCGGGAAATACATCGTCATCGGGTGGAAGCCCTCGTCGATGAGCGCCTTGGCGATGTCCATCGTCGACAGACCTTCGGCCAGCCCCTCGTCCGAGAACAAAGCCTCGTGCATGCAGGGGCCGCTCTCGCCGAACGGCGCGTCCAGCACGTCATCCAGTTCGCGCAGCACATAATTGGCGTTCAGTACCGCATCTTCGGCCACTTGGCGAAGACCGTCGGCGCCATGGCTCATCATGTAAGACATCGCCCGCGTGAACATGCCCATCTGACCGTTGAAGGCTGCCATGCGGCCGAAGCTCTGCGAGTGATTCGCGTCGGCGGTCTCTTCCTCGACGAGGATGAAGGCATCGCCCTTCTTCTCGATATAAGGCAGCGGCGCGAACGGCGTCAGCGCTTCCGACAGCACAACCGGACCGGCACCCGGACCGCCACCGCCATGCGGCGTGGAGAAGGTCTTGTGCAGGTTGATGTGCATCGCATCGATGCCCAGATCACCCGGACGCACGCGGCCCACGATCGCGTTGAAGTTGGCGCCGTCGCAATAGACGAGCGCGCCCGCCGCATGCACCGCCGCGCAAATCTCGACCATCTCGCGCTCGAACAGACCGCAGGTGTTCGGATTGGTGATCATCACCGCCGCCACGTCCGGCCCAAGCCGAGCTTCCAGCGCGGCGCGATCGACGCGGCCGGCCTTGGTCGCCGGAATCGTCTCGACCGAATAGCCGCAGAAAGCCGCCGTCGCCGGATTCGTGCCATGCGCGCTCTCGGGCACCAGCACCACCTTGCGCGCGTCGCCGCGCGCTTCCAGCGCGGAGCGGATCGCGAGCAGACCGCACAGTTCGCCATGCGCGCCGGCCTTCGGGCTCATCGCCACCGACTTCATGCCGGTCAGCTTGATCAGCCATTCGCCCAGCACGTGGATCAGCTCGTAGGCGCCCTGCACCGTCTCGGCCGGCTGCAGCGGATGGACGTCCGCGAAACCGGGAAGGCGCGCCATCCGCTCGTTCAGGCGCGGATTGTGCTTCATCGTGCACGAACCCAGCGGGAACAGGCCGAGATCGATCGCATAATTCTGGCGGCTGAGGCGCGTATAATGGCGCACCGTCTCCGGCTCGGACAGGCCGGGCAGGCCGATCGAGGCGCTGCGCTCCAGCCCGCCGAGGCGCGAGGCCACCGCAGGCACCGCATCGAAATCGACGCCGCAGCTTTCGGTATCGCCGATCTCGAAGATCAGCGGCTCTTCCAGCATCAGGCCACGATTGCCGGTGAACGTGCCGTCCCGGCTCTCGTCATTGGCCGCCAGGGCGCGCTCGGGGCGCCAGCCGCTCGGGTTGATCGTCATGCCAGCGCCTCCTCGAGAGCGCTCGCAAGCCGCTCCACATCTTCATCACTCGTCGTCTCGGTCACGGCCACCACCAGGCCGTTGGCGAGCGACTCCACGCCCGGATAGAGGCGGCCCAGCGCCACGCCGCCGAGAATGCCCTGCTTTGCCAGCGCACGCACGATCGGCCGCGCTTCCTTCGACAGGCGCAGCGTGAACTCGTTGAAGAAGCTGCCATTGACCAGCTCGACCCCCGGCACCGCCGCCAGCCGCTCGGCCGCGAGAACGGCGCGGGCATGGTTGACGCTCGCCAGCTTGCGCAGACCCGCTTCGCCCAGAAGGCTCATGTGGATCGTGAAGGCCAGCGCGCAAAGCCCTGCATTCGTACAGATATTGCTCGTCGCCTTCTCGCGGCGGATATGCTGCTCGCGCGTCGAGAGCGTCAGCACGTAACCGCGCTGGCCCGCCGCATCGACGGTTTCGCCGCACAGGCGGCCCGGCATCTGGCGCACATATTTCTCGGAGCAGGCGAACAGGCCGACATAGGGCCCACCGAAGTTGAGGCCGACGCCGAGCGACTGGCCTTCGCCGACGACGATGTCCGCGCCCATCTCGCCCGGGCTCTTGATCGCGCCCAGCGCGACCGGCTCGGTCACGACCGCGATCAGCAGCGCGCCCTTGGCGTGGGCTGCCGCCGCCAGCTCGGTCAGATCGCCGACATGGCCGAGGATGTTCGGATTCTGGACAACGACGCAGCTCGTCTCGCTGTCAATCGCCGCCAGCAGAGCCGCCATGTCGTCACCCGGCGCGCCGTCGGCGAGCGTGGGCGTGGAGGTCACCAGCGTATCGCCGGTGAACTTCGCCATCGTGTTGCACAGCGACACGTAATGCGGGTGCAGGCCGGCCGACAGGATCGCCTTGGAGCGCTTGGTGATGCGCCGCGCCATGCCGATCGCCTCCCAGCAGGCGGTCGAGCCGTCATACATCGAGGCGTTGGCGACATCGCACCCATAGAGGCGCGCCACCTGGCTCTGGAATTCGAACAGCACCTGCAGCGTGCCCTGCGCGATTTCCGGCTGATAGGGCGTGTAGCTCGTCAGGAATTCACCGCGCTGGATGATATGATCCACGCTGGCGGGAATGTGATGACGATAGGCACCGCATCCGATGAAGAAGGGCGATTCCCCGGCCACCAGATTCTTGGAGGCCATCGCCTTCAGCTGGCGCTCGACGGACAGCTCCGACGCATGGAGCGGCAGATCCTGGATCACGCCGGGGAGGCGCGCCGCTTCGGGCACGTCCGCGAACAGCGCATCGATCGAGGGCGCCCCGATGGAGGCCAACATGGTGGCCCGGTCCCCATCGGACAACGGCAGGTAACGCATCGTCCGTAAACTCCTCAGAGGCCGTCAACAAAGGCCTTGTACGCGGTCTCGTCCATCAGGCCTTCCAGCTCGCTCGTGTCGGAGAGCGTCAGCTTGAAGAACCAACCCTCGCCCTCGGGCGCGGTGTTGGCGAGCGCGGGATCACCCTCGAGCGCGGCATTGCCCTCGACGATCTCGCCGGAGACGGGCGCATAGATGTCGGACGCGGCCTTCACCGATTCCACGACCGCCGCTTCCTTGCCCTTGGCCACCTGCGTGCCGGCGGAGGGAACCTCGACGAACACGATGTCACCCAGCTGGGATTGCGCGTAATCCGTGATCCCGACCGTAGCGACATCTCCCTCCACCGCGATCCATTCGTGTTCACGCGTGTAGTAGGTCGTCATCACTTGGCTCCTTTGCGGAAATAACGTTGCGGAACGAACGGCATGGCGGTGACGGTGGCGGCGATGCGCTTGCCCCGCACTTCGATCTCGAGCGCGGTGCCCAGAGCCGAACGATCCGTATTCACATAACCCATGGCGATCGGCGCCTGCAGGCTCGGCGCATGGCCGCCCGAGGTGATCGTGCCGATGGCCTGATCGCCGTCATAGATGGTGGCGCCTTCGCGCACCGGCTGACGGCCTTCGACGGTGAGGCCGACGCGCTTGGTGGGCGGGCCGTCCTTGAAATAGCCGATCGTGCGCTCGGCACCGGGGAAGCCGCCCTCGGCGCGGCGGCGCTTCGGCACGGCGAAGCCCAGCGCGGCCGTGGCCGGATCGATCGTCTCGTTCAGATCATGGCCGTAGAGCGGAAGCCCCGCTTCCAGACGCAGCGAGTCGCGCGCGCCCAGACCGATCGGCTTCACCTCCGGCATCGCCAGCAGCGCCTCGGCGACCGCCTCGGCACTGTCCTGCGGGATCGAGATTTCGAAACCGTCCTCGCCGGTATAACCCGAACGGCTGACCCAGGCGGAGACGCCCGCGATCGTGAAGGCGCCCGCTTCCATGAAGCTCAGCTCGGCCACGCCCGGCGCCAGCCGCGCCAGCGCATCGACCGCCTTGGGCCCCTGCAGCGCCAGCAAGGCCTGATCGCCGCGATGGTTGAGGTTCAGGCCTTCCGGCAGCTGCTCGTGCAGATAGCCGATATCGTCCCACTTGGTCGCGCCGTTGACGACGACGTAGAAGTCGCCAGCCTCTTCCTCGAACGGATTGGCCGCGGGCAGCCGCGTCACCATCAGGTCGTCGAGAATGCCGCCATCCTGCGCCAGCAGCAGCGAATAGCGCATCTTGCCCTCACCGAGGCCCTTGATGTCGCCCGGCAGGATCGTCTCCAGCGCCGCATCGGCATCCGCGCCGGACAGGGTCAGTTGGCCCATATGGCTCACATCGAACAGACCCGCATTCTCGCGAGTCCACAGATGCTCGGCCATGATGCCATCATACTGGATCGGCATATGGTAGCCGGCAAACGGCACCATGCGCCCTCCCAGGGTGCGATGCCATGAATCGAGAGGCAGAGCCTCGATAATCTCAGGTACGTCTTCGTCACTCATGCGCGAACTCCGTGGCCGAACGTGCAAGGGCCACTATGACCGACAATAGTCGCACAGCCCCCTGCCCCCTCTGTCACGAAACCTGAGAGCTTTCACGGACCCCCGCAGGCCCGCTTACCCCTTCGGTGGGTCGACGCGAAAGATGCGTCGACCGCTTTCCAGAGCGTCTTGTCGAACGCGCGGTCCTTGGACCTGAGAGTTTCCGGGGCGGTTGCTCCTTCGGCGGCCGAACTGGGGCTCGACCTTCTCCCGCGCGTCCGTCCATCGATGAACGATGGCGACCGACAAGGGATGGCTCGCCGCAGATGCGAAGTCAATCTGCCGTTGGGATTTCAATCAAATATCGACGATTCCCGCACGGATCAGCGAGTCGCGTTGTAAGCGAGTTGGGATTGCGTCAATTGAAAGCCGATTAGCAGCTCGAAACTGGCTTTGCTGACGGCCGAGCGGGTCCGCGGGTCCGACATCGGATCGACCGAAGCATCCGCATCCGTTGCTTTTCGCTTCCGGTTGAGCTGCATCGAGATGTTGTCGGGCAGCGATGCCGCCGCGCGATCCACCTCGGCGCCGGCCGCGGCGCGCCCCTTACCCAAGACTTGCCCGTCGTCAAAGTGCACGACGACATTGCCTATCTGTTTTGAGACGATCTGCGTGCCGGCCCGCATCACGGTGGCGAAATAAGGCAGCGTGATATCGCGGGCGCCCGACGGGCTCGCCCGGCGCGCGACGACGTCGAACGTCACGCTCGCCTTCACCGGCGACGCCGCCTGATCGCACACCGTCTGCACGTTGGTGATCGTGGCGGCCACGTCCAGCGCGCGCGCGTCGCGGCTTTCCTGCGGGCTGAAGAGCGCGAGGTCGCCCGTATAATCGGGCACGGCGACCGCCGGGCACACCGAGCGGGTCACCTTCATGCCCAGCGTCTCGTCGAGCTGATTCTTGGCCGCGCAGCCGGCCACCAGCGTCGCCGCCAGCAAACCCAGAGCGGACCGGGCCGAAACCGACCGGATCGAGGTTGACGAGAAAAACGTCACGCGATTCTTCCTCTTGATCAGAGACCGATCCTCTTCGGCCGATCGTAGACAGGCTGCGGCTCATAGGAACCGGCTTTCGTGGAGGCAAGCAAGCGCGTAAGGGCTTTGCGATGGACGACAGACTTGCCGCCCCCCAGATTGCGGCGACGCACCCCACGAACCTGCCGCCGCTGCAGCTTCTGATCGCGGCCCCGCGCGGATTCTGCGCCGGCGTGGACCGGGCGATCCGCATCGTGGAGCTGACGCTCCAGAAATATGGCGCGCCGGTCTATGTCCGGCACGAGATCGTCCACAATCGCTTCGTGGTCGATGCGCTGCGCGAGAAGGGCGCGATCTTCGTCGAGGAACTGGACGAGGTGCCGGATGGCCGCCCCGTCGTCTTCTCGGCGCATGGCGTGCCCAAGGTCGTGACCGGCGATGCCGAGGATCGCGGCCTCGATTATGTCGACGCCACCTGCCCACTCGTCTCCAAGGTGCATCGCCAGGCCGAACGCCTGATCAAGGACGGGCGCCACATCCTGTTCATCGGGCATAGCGGCCATCCGGAGGTGATCGGCACGCTGGGCCAGGTCCCGGAAGGCGCCATCACGCTGATCGAGACGATCGACGACGTGGCCCGCATCGCTCCGGCCGATCCCGAAGCGCTGGCCTTCCTGACCCAGACGACCCTGTCCGTGGACGACACGGCCGAGATCATCGCCGCGCTGCGCGAACGCTTTCCCGCCATCGCCGCGCCGCGCGGCGAGGACATCTGCTACGCGACGTCGAACCGGCAGGCGGCGGTCAAGCAACTCGCGGTCCAGTGCGATGCCGTGCTGGTGCTGGGGTCGCCCAATTCGTCCAACTCGGTGCGGCTCGCCGAAGTGGCCAAGCGCGAGGGAACGCGGGCGCTGCTGATCGAACGGGCCACCTGTCTGGACATGACCTGGCTGGACGGCGTCCGCACGCTGGGCATCACGGCCGGCGCCAGCGCTCCCGAAATCCTCGTGCGCGAGCTGGTCGAGCGCCTTGCCCAACATTTCTCCATTCATGAGAAAGAGTTGGACGGTATTGTTGAAACGATGATCTTCAAGCTGCCCCGCAGCCTCGAAGTCGCCTGATCGGATCGACATGGCCGTCTATACGCAGGTTTCTGCCGAGCAGCTTGGTGCGCTGCTCACCCGTTTCGATCTCGGCGATCTGGTGTCCGCCAAGGGCATTGCCGAGGGTGTCGAGAACAGCAATTATTTCGTTCAAACAACGCGATGCCGGCTGATCCTCACGCTTTACGAGAAGCGCGTGGACGTGTCCGATCTCCCCTTCTTCCTGGGGCTGCTCGATCATCTGGCGGGACGCGACCTGCCTGTTCCACGCGCCTTCACGGATCATGAGGGGCGGCAGATCCAGGAAGTGGCCGGCCGCCCGGCCTGCCTGATCGAATTCCTGCCCGGCGTCTCCGTCAGCCACCCCACGCCCGCGCACGCGCG
This DNA window, taken from Sphingomonas sp. AP4-R1, encodes the following:
- the gcvPA gene encoding aminomethyl-transferring glycine dehydrogenase subunit GcvPA produces the protein MRYLPLSDGDRATMLASIGAPSIDALFADVPEAARLPGVIQDLPLHASELSVERQLKAMASKNLVAGESPFFIGCGAYRHHIPASVDHIIQRGEFLTSYTPYQPEIAQGTLQVLFEFQSQVARLYGCDVANASMYDGSTACWEAIGMARRITKRSKAILSAGLHPHYVSLCNTMAKFTGDTLVTSTPTLADGAPGDDMAALLAAIDSETSCVVVQNPNILGHVGDLTELAAAAHAKGALLIAVVTEPVALGAIKSPGEMGADIVVGEGQSLGVGLNFGGPYVGLFACSEKYVRQMPGRLCGETVDAAGQRGYVLTLSTREQHIRREKATSNICTNAGLCALAFTIHMSLLGEAGLRKLASVNHARAVLAAERLAAVPGVELVNGSFFNEFTLRLSKEARPIVRALAKQGILGGVALGRLYPGVESLANGLVVAVTETTSDEDVERLASALEEALA
- the gcvH gene encoding glycine cleavage system protein GcvH; amino-acid sequence: MTTYYTREHEWIAVEGDVATVGITDYAQSQLGDIVFVEVPSAGTQVAKGKEAAVVESVKAASDIYAPVSGEIVEGNAALEGDPALANTAPEGEGWFFKLTLSDTSELEGLMDETAYKAFVDGL
- the gcvT gene encoding glycine cleavage system aminomethyltransferase GcvT; amino-acid sequence: MSDEDVPEIIEALPLDSWHRTLGGRMVPFAGYHMPIQYDGIMAEHLWTRENAGLFDVSHMGQLTLSGADADAALETILPGDIKGLGEGKMRYSLLLAQDGGILDDLMVTRLPAANPFEEEAGDFYVVVNGATKWDDIGYLHEQLPEGLNLNHRGDQALLALQGPKAVDALARLAPGVAELSFMEAGAFTIAGVSAWVSRSGYTGEDGFEISIPQDSAEAVAEALLAMPEVKPIGLGARDSLRLEAGLPLYGHDLNETIDPATAALGFAVPKRRRAEGGFPGAERTIGYFKDGPPTKRVGLTVEGRQPVREGATIYDGDQAIGTITSGGHAPSLQAPIAMGYVNTDRSALGTALEIEVRGKRIAATVTAMPFVPQRYFRKGAK
- the ispH gene encoding 4-hydroxy-3-methylbut-2-enyl diphosphate reductase, which produces MDDRLAAPQIAATHPTNLPPLQLLIAAPRGFCAGVDRAIRIVELTLQKYGAPVYVRHEIVHNRFVVDALREKGAIFVEELDEVPDGRPVVFSAHGVPKVVTGDAEDRGLDYVDATCPLVSKVHRQAERLIKDGRHILFIGHSGHPEVIGTLGQVPEGAITLIETIDDVARIAPADPEALAFLTQTTLSVDDTAEIIAALRERFPAIAAPRGEDICYATSNRQAAVKQLAVQCDAVLVLGSPNSSNSVRLAEVAKREGTRALLIERATCLDMTWLDGVRTLGITAGASAPEILVRELVERLAQHFSIHEKELDGIVETMIFKLPRSLEVA